ACCTCTGCCTTCGCCATCATCGTCTTCATCATCGCCATAGTCGTCGTCTTCAACCTGCACGAAAGACAACGGTTGATTCGCCTCCCCTTCGAGATCTGCCACTCgagtcgaggagaaacgaaattTCAGGTCCTGCTCTCGACCGTCCTGTAGATCGGGTTCACTTTTCCCTTCGTAGCCAAGTTCTGCGGCAGTGTcgctgagagagacgacgcccGTGTGCCGTCCGTTTTCGCCTCGATCTTTGCCTCGTTGACGTTCTCTTGCGTCTTCCGAAGTGTCCCGTCCCTCTGTAAGGCCAGATAGTTCGTGCCAGTTGCCTTCCTGTTCGCGGCTCTCGGTACCTAGCTCTCCGGTTCCATCCCCTTGGACAGGGCgcccttctcgtctttcatTCTCTAGCTCAAGGAAGCCCTGTTCGTCGTCATAACCGCCGTCTGCATCGTCATAACCGCCGTCTTccccctcgtctccttcgtgaAAGCTCCTTGGGATGGGCTTCCGGGCCCTCAAGCCCATGAGCTTCTTGGCTTTCGCCACACTCATGCGGAATCGCCGCGGCTGGAGAGCCACAGTGATTTGCAGACGCATGTAGTTCTTCGAGTCGGTTGCGCAGCGGCCGACGTCACCCAAGAGGGAGTTGGGAACAATACGGTAAACGCGTGTCTCATCAAACTTCAAGAAAACAGCCTTTCCTGATTTGGCGCCTGTCGCGCCCCGTGGCTGCTCCCCGCCTTCGTCGTAGTCTTCGTCTGACCCCTCATTGTCGTCGTACTCTCCCAACATCGACGCTTGGTCGCCAAACCCGTAGTCGTCTCCTTGATCTCCGTACTCGTTGTCCCAGGAAGACACCTTCTCgccgagaaacgaaaagggAGACTGCGAGTGAGATGGAGCGGAGGACACAGAAAGATCGAAGGAGGCACCAGAAGCCGATGAAAAGGGCAATGGAGACaaggaggcggcgaaacCGGTAGCTGTCTCGCCAGCAGTTCTCTGACCATGCCGCACCTCTTGAGCCTGTTCGAGGAAGCTGGCAAGTCGAAAATCAGAAGGATGGAATATCTCCTCAGTGCCACTCACTGATGACGGCAATCGTCCTTGTCTCCTGAGAGGTTGACTCGAGCCTCGAGCGTTTCCCGTCGGTTCAGACTCCCCCTTCGTGCGGGTTTCCAGGCTGTGCAGTTGGAGAAAGCCTTCATCGGATCCTTCCCAGTCATCCgctccctctccttcgcctgaCGCGCCGTCCTCTCCATACTCTTCGCCGCCTGCGTCATCGTACTCCCCCTCAGCACCGTCCCCGCCTCCTCCCGCTGACCCTTTGCCCTTGGAATCGCGAAGGCGAGCTATGTCTTTAGCACTGAGAGGCTTGTAGCGGAAAGGCATTGTTGGGTTTGGCATCAGACCTAGCGACGATTTCATCAGCAGCAGCAGgccatttctctcttctacTTGGCTGCAGAGATCGGCGTGGCTTTCCGGATGAACGCGGCACTGAGAACACTCGGAAAGAGTGTAACATGTGTTCGGATCGTTCGCTGGCCGCGGCGTGAAGAAGCCCGCCTTACAGCCCGCATAGGCACACGCTCGTGGAAGGGAGTTCTTTCCAGAAGTCGCCTGCCCTGCCTCCAGGAAGGCGAAATCCCGGGAAGGAGAGAATTCgcaaggcgacgaagaagaagaggcacccGAGGAAGGAGATTCCTCAGCGGCAGGGACAGATTCAGTCGACAAACTGAGAGGTGGAGTCAGTCCggacgacagaggagagtCAGCCGAAGATGAGGGCAGAGCAGacaaagacggagacgacatagaagaaaacgagatgGAAGAACCTTttgaaggaaaaagagagaggcggctcAAAGAGTCGTGCAGCGACAGGTGGCCTGGCTGCCTTGATAAATGGAAGGCCCGTGATAGAAGAAATGAGACTGGGGCAGACCTGCCGTTCGAGAATTCAGTAGACGAGGGATCAGGCTGAATGTCGTGGTGCATATTCAGCTCGTGAGCAGCACTGGACTGCTGAGACTCGTGCGATAGGAGTGCCACACCACTGTCATCAGGAGCGACGTCCTTGAAGGCATCTCCCGTCTTCAGTGAAAAGCCGCTGCCTCTGCCACTTTTTCCCAATCCTCCGAGGGTGTTTCGTGGTTCGTACAAGTCAATTTGCGCCTCCTTTGTCAGAGCTGCATTCACTGGTTGGCGAGCGTCTACTGGAGCAGCGAGTGACCAGCTGCTAAGACAGGTAGGATTTGCTTTGTTGTGGTGAGCGGAGTCCGAGACATAAACGATTTCTCTGAAGGAGAGGGCGGAAAAGAGCCAGAGATGCACGATACAAAGCGCCATACAGAGGAAGGGTCGTCTGGAGTTTCTAAAGGAACATTTGAGACTGAAACAGGGGGACCACGAAGCCCGGCGGTTCGCATCGAGAAAACAAACggcaggagaaaaagcaaggCAAGAAGGATTAACGGAGAGCctggaagaagctgaagactGAGATGGAGAGATGGAACTGGGAACAGTCGGCAACGAGTGACAAAGAAGCCGTGACTGTGGGGTGGTTAAGTCCACTGGCTTCCAGCGAGCACAAGGTTGTGACTGTAGTTTCCCGTTTGAACGAGTCGGCTTTTTTCTGGAGGGGCACGGCCCCTGTAACCCCAGAAGTGGGGAAGGAAGGCAAAGAGACACCATAGTCCCGCCGAAACTAAAGAGAAAAAGTCAGGAAGAACCGTCTCTCCACGAAAAACGGCGCATAGGGACTAGTATCCATGTTGTTCATTTCCGAATGCATCGCATGAAGACACGCTAGCTTACTCAAACTGCGTTTGACAAGACAAACCTCGATCACTGGAAAAGACACAGCTTGGGTGGCCGGTAAAAAACAGCAAGGTAAAactgcctgcatgcaggcaaaaAAAGAAATTGCAAAAGGACTTGGAGCTTACTGTCCAATCAAACGCTCTGTAAAGCCACGTTCGCAGGCTTCGGCGATGACCTCTTCATCGCTCACCGAACCCCGTTGCCGCTGAAAAAATCCTGGCAACACCAACCCCAACGCGGCTAGGCAGCAGAGGATATGATTTTCATCCTGTCGGAAAGCTTGCTTGCTAATAGGCCTATCCGTAGGGTGAAGTTACTTTGAGAGTGAAAGAAATACAAAGGATAAAGACAGTAAAAATGGTCATTCAGCATTAAATggctttctgtgtcttccacAGTCTGCGAGTAGCAGCAACGTGGTGGGTCTTCAGTGAAACACGGGCGCATCTTTTCACCCTAGCGCCATGTGTTACAGTTTAGCAAACGTTACGGTTTCGTCAAGAAAGAAACCCGTTTGGATGATGCCATCCAGCACCAGCTCTGGGACCTTGTTTGAATAGGGTCATGTCGCCTCGGATCGAGACGAAAGTGTTGCTGCTATGACGTGTCAGCCACAGTTGCTTCTGTTGTGTGCCAGCAAGTGTGAAGATGCCGGAAACAAGGAGAGGTGTAACGATGAGGGAGGAGTGCTTGTCTATTGATGCTTTGAAGCCGTCGTTGCACGTATAATGTGGGAAGTTCTCTGTGCCGTGCACACTCGGGGAGTGAAGTCGGGTTAGCGGGATTACGCAAGAGGAAAAGTATGTGTCTTGCTATGCTTATcatcgtcgctgtctctgaaCACAACTGGTGTAGAGAATCCTAGTTTCGCTTCGACGGAGTGCATTCGAGCTGCGGGAACGCAAACGTCTCTGTGGGGGTTACAACCCGACTGACTGATGCTGCGTTATTTGGGTGTGAGAGTTGCATCAAACCAAAAAGCCGGTGCGCTCCATAGTGTGAAGCAAGAGGCAGGAGCGTTGCAGACTTTCGCGACAGGCAAGTACGTCGGAGGAGCACATTGCAAGGTGAATTCATTAACACGACTACGGAGACTCCAGAGCCAGTGAGTGGAACTGTTTTTTGTGGCACTTTGTCATATCTGTTCGGTAATCTTGCTGGATGTGAAACTGCGTGTCCGTGTGACAGAGCAGCGATCGCAATCATAAGGTTCCGCAATCAAGCGCAGATGTGACTTCACTTCTCGCGAGGTCAtgctcgagaagaaagttTCATGCAGTGAAGGTGGTTCATTCCCAGTACTTTATTCTGTGGGGAGCGACAGAAGGCACCTGCCAACCGTTTCACTTGCCACCTCCGTGGCACGTGGCCATCCTAGCACTTCTGGCGTCACATTCGTTATCGACATCGCTAATGGTTACCAACTGCCAGGACAGCTATGGTAgacaacagaaacagaaattcCGTAACTGTTTCAGCTGTTGTGAGTGAAAGTACCAGCTCCACCAAACAATAGTGCTCCTGGACAGTTATCAACCAGCCCGCAGATTTCTATTTGACCGTGAATAACACCGGAAGAAGGCTGTATAAACCGCACGTCGATTCAGACACGAAAAGTCGAAAGGAAATTGCTTTACGGAAAGCCTATGCTTCCCTCCGCTACAGCGTTTTCTAATCTCAAACGGCTTTCTTTAAAGTGAAAACGAAGTCACATTTGGAGAACTGAAGGGCTCATAGTCCTGTGGGATGCATCGAAAAAGTAGCAAACGTATGAGCAGCACTGACTTGTGACTAACCTGTATGTAATACGCAGTGGCACTTCTACAGTAATTCGACTTGCGGTCGCGTATGTGGCCATGATGGCCCACTTTGCTGTGACTCCACGGCGAAGTTGTATAGGATTAACTCCTTGTCTGATGGGAGCGCAAAGGTTTTATCTTATTGTTGGCAGTGAGCTCGAAGATCCAGAATGGTGAGGACATCACAGCTTTGTGAGAGAGACGTTCATACGGCTGCATGTGGTCAACAACGATGTTGGGGGCACCAGTAACAGACCGACGGCTGCTGTATCCTCGCTTCTCTATAATCCGCATCATCTGGTACATGCTATAATCTCGTCAAATGGTTTGTGCAGACTGATACTCTCTGACTTTCGTAGTTGTGTCGAACGTTACATAAGAAGACTTCACGCTCGAGCAACTTCCTTAGCATTCATGAGCGCGAGTAGTGAACCGAACTGCAGACAAGCACAAGTTGCAGCAGATGCTGCAATGCACACAGTGAACGTCCGAGCACAGCTGTTACTAGGACAAGTCATTTTATACACCGACAACACCGAAGAATCGACGCCCAACTTGGCGGCAACATCTGTCGCGATTGCctcagagacaggaagcggcTAGCAGGCTGTCAACGACGTTCAGATGGCTTGGCTAGCTGAGAGGAACACAGGAAACCTATGTGAAAATACGCAGACATGACATGACTCCATGGTAACTGGGTAGCAGACCACCGCAGATCGTCTGTTTACTCGGGCGTTACTTTGAGCACACTGTCTCGGCCACTTCCAAAGGCAACAAGGAAGAGCTCCACCTTCCGCGTCACTCTTCATGCGAGGGTGCAGGTAGCCGGTGATCAACAATACGCGACGGTAGCTGAATGATACTAGAAAGGATGACACTGGAATTCATGTTACATTTCTTTGTCGAACTCAAAAATGATACACGAGGCGAAGTTAGAGTGTTGTGGAAGTATCAATGACAGCCaatctctttgtttctcaaATTTAGCCAAAGAACGACGGAGTCTCTCGATGATCGAGGGTTACGATATTCCTACTTTGAGACGCTGTCCCGTCTTCATGCTGTACAGGCCCCAGTTATGCGCAAATTCGCTTCTTCAAACATATGGTCCGcgatcttcttctgtttGGCGGTCCGGTGTTATTGCTTGTTGGAACTTACATATGAATAAACGATTGATCAACACTTCGGAAACGAATGTGCGGTATTCGGGCGCCCCCGCATTTTTGGTCCCCTACAACTACGTGCGATGTGTTGGGCGTCACGCGGCTTCTGTTAGTCCTTCCTTTGAGGTAGCGGAGTGACGGTCCT
This Toxoplasma gondii ME49 chromosome VIII, whole genome shotgun sequence DNA region includes the following protein-coding sequences:
- a CDS encoding hypothetical protein (encoded by transcript TGME49_232020~Predicted trans-membrane domain (TMHMM2.0):1224-1247), with translation MVSLCLPSPLLGLQGPCPSRKKPTRSNGKLQSQPCARWKPVDLTTPQSRLLCHSLPTVPSSISPSQSSASSRLSVNPSCLAFSPAVCFLDANRRASWSPCFSLKCSFRNSRRPFLCMALCIVHLWLFSALSFREIVYVSDSAHHNKANPTCLSSWSLAAPVDARQPVNAALTKEAQIDLYEPRNTLGGLGKSGRGSGFSLKTGDAFKDVAPDDSGVALLSHESQQSSAAHELNMHHDIQPDPSSTEFSNGRSAPVSFLLSRAFHLSRQPGHLSLHDSLSRLSLFPSKGSSISFSSMSSPSLSALPSSSADSPLSSGLTPPLSLSTESVPAAEESPSSGASSSSSPCEFSPSRDFAFLEAGQATSGKNSLPRACAYAGCKAGFFTPRPANDPNTCYTLSECSQCRVHPESHADLCSQVEERNGLLLLMKSSLGLMPNPTMPFRYKPLSAKDIARLRDSKGKGSAGGGGDGAEGEYDDAGGEEYGEDGASGEGEGADDWEGSDEGFLQLHSLETRTKGESEPTGNARGSSQPLRRQGRLPSSVSGTEEIFHPSDFRLASFLEQAQEVRHGQRTAGETATGFAASLSPLPFSSASGASFDLSVSSAPSHSQSPFSFLGEKVSSWDNEYGDQGDDYGFGDQASMLGEYDDNEGSDEDYDEGGEQPRGATGAKSGKAVFLKFDETRVYRIVPNSLLGDVGRCATDSKNYMRLQITVALQPRRFRMSVAKAKKLMGLRARKPIPRSFHEGDEGEDGGYDDADGGYDDEQGFLELENERREGRPVQGDGTGELGTESREQEGNWHELSGLTEGRDTSEDARERQRGKDRGENGRHTGVVSLSDTAAELGYEGKSEPDLQDGREQDLKFRFSSTRVADLEGEANQPLSFVQVEDDDYGDDEDDDGEGRGLGKKMKGFFGGVKRVFSRKKHGEDDDEEGGYDDDNPPDDEGEASPSKKGKRRGSFMNKVRGLVSSKSPQEKRFKKETKKARRGIKRVSRVAVDIAFHSPAVKKCRKSLSWSATFPAAKILQTSFFILARQGEVGGQLSAFINSGFSVTLKCKMKGGCMMNEVPVSCALVSCVKAKHVSTEALEEGKKRAAALAEHNLKLAQTSLVMSPADRAARAAEYERKIQEKQQEIEAGNLTQQQMLTAQQQQFLLQQQLAAISSSQSPLDPMQAKLLAAVQGGEDASSSTSGVTMQEASSGVTDSHTQRLIQHMIAFDSRRGGRGSRMSGGAIAALVILGLLGILVGGIAVFKYRGGRRRRR